One window of the Punica granatum isolate Tunisia-2019 unplaced genomic scaffold, ASM765513v2 Contig00027, whole genome shotgun sequence genome contains the following:
- the LOC116189843 gene encoding glycolipid transfer protein 3-like: MKRRREMEKARTEIRSAIEELSLMVKLNPAMVKPNDCSVIQDHHDDQQHDREQHQHHGQSHQAIPTRPFLSLCTLVVQVLDKIGPTMAVLRQDIHQNIQRLETVFESEPSRYSSIDEILKMEAHEGIARKTTSCSRAFVWLTRSMEFTVALLQRLAMDPGLSMEQAVEDAYAVTLKPWHGWISSAAFRVATKLVPDNKTFIDLLAAKDQSRESLVEEMQTFISLLAPFLEEIHSALKLYSLERIKST; encoded by the exons ATgaaaaggagaagagagaTGGAGAAAGCAAGAACTGAGATAAGATCCGCCATTGAAGAGCTCTCCCTGATGGTCAAACTGAACCCTGCCATGGTCAAGCCCAATGATTGCTCTGTCATCCAAGACCATCATGATGATCAACAACATGATCGAGAACAACATCAACATCATGGCCAATCCCATCAAGCTATCCCCACAAGGCCTTTCCTTTCTCTTTGCACCTTGgttgttcaagttcttg ATAAGATAGGCCCGACAATGGCTGTTCTCAGACAAGACATTCATCAGAACATTCAG AGATTGGAGACGGTCTTTGAATCTGAACCATCAAGATACTCGAGCATAGACGAGATATTAAAAATGGAGGCTCATGAAGGCATTGCAAGGAAGACTACGAGCTGTAGCAGAGCGTTTGTCTGGCTGACCAG ATCGATGGAATTTACTGTGGCTTTGTTACAGAGACTGGCAATGGATCCAGGGCTGAGCATGGAGCAGGCAGTGGAAGACGCGTATGCCGTCACCTTGAAGCCATGGCATGGCTGGATTTCTTCGGCCGCCTTCAga GTGGCTACGAAATTGGTGCCGGATAACAAAACCTTCATAGACCTCCTCGCGGCGAAAGACCAAAGCCGGGAGAGTCTTGTGGAGGAAATGCAGACATTCATTTCATTACTTGCACCTTTCCTGGAAGAGATCCACTCTGCTTTG AAACTATACAGCTTGGAGAGGATAAAATCGACTTAA